From Brassica oleracea var. oleracea cultivar TO1000 chromosome C3, BOL, whole genome shotgun sequence, a single genomic window includes:
- the LOC106335872 gene encoding GPI-anchored protein LORELEI-like: protein MSLKFVSGALFFCLLLSIFPSFSSASFISDGVFGSQALVTGRNLLQTKKTCPVNFKFMNYTIITSQCKGPKFPVKECCSAFLDFACPYTEQLNDLSNDCATTMFSYINLYGKYPPGLFANQCKGGKEGLECPAMSPASAADVNAAINTASSPLWLTIFAALLVFVKLL, encoded by the exons ATGTCTCTCAAGTTCGTCTCTGGAGCTCTTTTCTTCTGTCTTCTACTCTCAATATTCCCATCTTTCTCATCCGCCAGTTTCATCTCAG ATGGTGTGTTCGGATCTCAGGCTTTGGTTACGGGAAGAAACCTACTTCAGACCAAGAAAA CATGTCCAGTGAACTTCAAGTTTATGAACTATACAATCATAACAAGCCAGTGCAAAGGTCCCAAATTCCCAGTAAAGGAATGCTGTTCCGCCTTTTTGGACTTTGCGTGTCCTTACACTGAACAGCTCAACGACCTGAGTAACGATTGTGCTACCACTATGTTCAGTTACATCAATCTCTATGGTAAATACCCGCCTGGACTTTTCGCTAACCAGTGCAAAGGAGGTAAAGAAGGTCTCGAGTGCCCCGCTATGTCTCCTGCTTCAGCAGCAGATGTAAACGCAGCCATCAACACCGCTTCTTCTCCCCTTTGGCTGACCATTTTTGCAGCTTTATTGGTTTTTGTTAAATTGTTATGA
- the LOC106329771 gene encoding zinc finger protein ZAT1-like, with amino-acid sequence MEQCYKDDCGSSLGFIVEKRKDIEKDQAEDDEKEPKSISLREEEEEDNDDRANSIDLEGDVEEEEEKKHMCSECGKQFMSGKALGGHKRIHVLENQNKSGESEIDCSVCHKKFTSRKALYGHMRFHPDRAWKGVLPPSPPHPLGNSSSSTLSTDDHHVGEFTSSDHDDDDDGYDNIDAKDQIDESDNIDAKDLMLLATTAEAVNLDVVETCDSHSAEDMKKKKRRLPEIEKVSSSSTHDHHHQLGDVAAAAEEGGGAREKHVCVTCNKSFTSYQALGGHRASHNKAKILENHHARANREASLLGTEAMITGLASAQASNTSLSRSNNGDHVCDICHKSFPTGQALGGHKRRHWTGPVSSEAATADPTAPAAGSSHQVTETVQEVKKFEFDLNELPPNEE; translated from the coding sequence ATGGAACAGTGTTACAAAGACGACTGTGGATCCTCACTTGGATTCATAGTTGAAAAGAGAAAAGACATAGAAAAAGATCAAGCTGAAGATGATGAGAAAGAACCTAAAAGTATCAGTCTAAGGGAAGAAGAAGAAGAAGATAATGATGATAGAGCTAACAGTATAGATCTAGAAGGAGATGTGGAAGAAGAAGAAGAGAAGAAGCATATGTGTTCTGAATGTGGTAAACAGTTTATGTCTGGTAAGGCTTTAGGAGGTCATAAAAGAATTCATGTGCTCGAAAATCAGAACAAGTCTGGTGAATCCGAAATTGATTGTAGTGTTTGCCATAAGAAGTTTACATCAAGGAAGGCTTTATATGGACACATGAGGTTTCATCCAGACAGAGCATGGAAAGGAGTTTTGCCTCCTTCTCCTCCTCATCCACTTGGTAATTCATCCTCTTCTACACTCTCTACTGATGATCATCATGTTGGTGAGTTTACAAGCTCGGATCATGATGATGATGATGATGGTTATGATAACATTGATGCAAAGGATCAGATTGATGAATCAGATAATATTGATGCTAAGGATCTAATGCTCTTAGCTACTACTGCGGAAGCTGTTAATCTCGATGTTGTTGAGACTTGTGATTCACACTCTGCCGAAGATATGAAGAAGAAGAAGAGAAGGTTACCTGAGATAGAGAAAGTATCATCATCATCTACTCATGATCATCATCATCAGCTTGGGGATGTTGCTGCTGCAGCTGAGGAAGGTGGTGGTGCACGTGAGAAGCACGTGTGTGTGACTTGCAACAAGTCGTTTACTTCTTATCAAGCTTTAGGAGGTCATAGAGCAAGTCACAACAAGGCCAAAATTTTGGAGAATCATCACGCTAGGGCAAACAGGGAAGCTTCATTACTTGGAACCGAAGCAATGATAACCGGTTTAGCTAGTGCTCAAGCATCAAACACATCTTTAAGCCGTAGCAATAATGGAGATCACGTTTGTGACATTTGTCACAAAAGTTTCCCAACAGGTCAAGCTCTTGGAGGTCATAAGAGACGCCATTGGACTGGACCAGTTTCTAGTGAAGCTGCAACCGCTGATCCAACCGCTCCAGCAGCAGGTTCTTCTCATCAAGTAACAGAGACAGTGCAAGAGGTGAAGAAATTTGAGTTTGACTTGAATGAGCTGCCACCTAACGAAGAGTAA